The stretch of DNA ATTTGAATTAGAGAGGAGGGGGTACTTACAGGCAGGTTCGTTTGTACCAGAAGTAGCCCTTGAAAATCCGGATGCGTTAAAACAGACGTATCGTGATTTTATGAACGCTGGTTCGGATGTTGTATTAGCATTTACATATAATGCACATCGAGAGAAAATGCGTATTATTGGTAAGGAACAATTACTAGAACCGTTGAACAGAAGTGCTATTCGTTTAGCGAAAGAAGTAGCCAAAGAACATCCACAGGAAGAAGCATTAGTTGCAGGAAATATTTCTAATACAAATATCTTTGACCCTAATGATGAATCAAGCAAACATAAAGTGAGAGAGATGTTTGCCGAAATGGCACAGTGGAGTAAAGAAGAAGACGTTGATTTTATAAATGGGGAAACGTTCTATTATCATGAAGAGGCAGAGATTGCTTTGGAAGAAATATTGAAAAAAGACTTGCCAGCTGTCATCACACTAGGATTAATGGGAGAGAACATCTTAAGAGATTGCTATACAGTAGAAGAATCGTGTAAGATATTATCGGAAAAAGGAGCCCTTGTTGTTGGCATGAATTGTTTCCGAGGTCCAGATACAATGCAGCCTTATATCGCAAAAATTAGACAGCATGTAGACGGTTATGTAGGTGCATTACCTATTCCATATCGTACATCAAATGAGCATCCGACTTTTTTCAATTTACCTGATGGTGGGTGTAGCTGTCATCTCCCTACTGAGACCACTTTTCCAACTGCATTAGATCCACTGTACCATAACCGTTATGAACTGGCAGCATGGGCTAAAGAAGCAAAAGAAATCGGTGTTAATTATATCGGATTATGCTGTGGGGCTTCTCCAGCTATGCTAAGAGCTGTTGCAGAGTCTGTTGGGAAAGAGACCGTTAATTCTCCTTATTCTCCTGACATGGAGAAACATTTCTTGTTTGGTAAGGATAAAAGTTTAAAAGAGCATAACGTAGGTTATCGATTCAAGGCATAATATCGTCATTTCTCTGGAGGATTTATTAGCGTATTGGAAAAATCAAAGAGGTTGATGGGTGTGGCAATTATGAGGGAGACAGATAAATCCTCTAACTTGAACGTGAAAAGAAGAGAAACATAAGAATTTAAGGCGTGTAATCATTATATGATGAACTGGAATAATGGAAAATTCATACGCGATCTTCTACGGGTGGTTGTCAGTCTCCTCATCCCTTTTTCCTCCCGTAGAGTTTTACGTATATCTTCCATTTTCCTTTCATTTTTTTGAAATAAATCTTGCTGCTCCGTATAAAAAGTTAAACCTCACTGTTGTGTCCTAAATCTTAGTGATTTTCTACTTCATATGTTCCTGCCTCTATTTCGGATTGCAATGAATATAGATAATTTTTTAACTCTAAATCCTGGATACTTTCAATATCATTCCATTTAAAATTTAATGGCTCTTCATCGATTAACATGGCAAGCCAGGTATCCCCATTACTTCGGTAAGTAGCAATTAATTTGTACTTTGAAGTGTAGGGAGGAATCTTAAATGACATTACTCATCATTCCTCGCTAATTTAGTTGTTTATATATTCTTATATCGGTATATATTGAAGGATATCAACTAGCTTGAATAAATAATTAGGTAATTACACCTAACTATTTATTCAGGAATGATTATATTTTAATGGGAATGATGTGTTTTACTGTCTACATAGGACCCCATTCAATGAGAACTCCTATTATTAAAGCTATAATTGCAATTACTAGCCATATAAGAAATAGAGGGAATACCCATTTTAGCCATTTTGTATAAGGTACTTTAGCTACAGCAAGACTAGCCATAAGAATTCCTGACGTAGGAAAGATTAAATTAGTGAGTCCATCCCCAAATTGATAAGATTGAACAGCAACTTGTCTAGTTACCCCAATCATGTCAGCTAATGGAGATAGAAGTGGCATTGCTATCATTGCTTGTCCGCTACCTGAATTGACTAAAAAGTTAAGCAATGAATTCGAAATAAACATACCAATAGCAGAAAATACTGGTAATAAATTTTCAAGAGGTACGGATAATGCATATACAATCGTATCAATAACCATTGCTTCTTCTAATACAACAATTACTGATCTCGCTAAACCTACTACTAGTGCTCCATAAACAAGATTTCTAGCTCCATGTAAAAATGTTTCAGCTATAGTATTATAATGCATTCCTGCAATAATCCCAGAACCAAGTGAGATAAATATAAAGAATGCAGACATATGATTTATTGTCCACTCTAGTTGAATCGATCCGTATACGAAAAAGCCTAGACTAAGCGTTACAAAACCTAATAATAACTTATGCCTTGTAGTAAAAGGAGCATTTAAACTGTCCATCTCATCGTCTGCTTCATATGTTCCTATTAAACTCATCTCTTTATTTTGCATGATTTTCTCTGCATACCGCCACGTGTAAGCAATTGTTATTGTTAGCATCAAGATAAATATAATTATTCGAAATAATGCTCCGGAAAATAGCGGTAGCCCCGCAATATCTTGTGCTATACCAACAGTATAAGGATTTAAAAATCCAACACTAAATCCTACGAAATTAGCTCCAAACGTTATAGCGATAGCAACAATTGGATCAAGCTTTAATGCTCTCGCAATAATGACGCCAACCATTACAAAAGCAATTACAGCATTTGCTACTGCACCGACAGCTCCAACGAGTGCAAAGATAGTGGATACAGTTGCAATTAGCCAAAATTCATTTCCACGAGTAAGTCTTACAGCTTGATTAATCACACCCCGTAAGGCTCCAGAACGTTCAATGATTTCAAACATTCCACCAGTAAACAATATTAAGAATATAATGTCTGCAGAAGATACCATACCAGTTTGTATCGCGTTGAAAAAATCTAGAAAACCTAATGAATTTCCATCAGTCGACTGATAAGTTCCAGGAATAACCTTTTCGACACCATCAACACTTTCTCGATCAAAAGTACCTGATGGAATAATAAATGTCGCAATATAAGCTGCTAGCAATACTAAAAACAGGATAACATACGTATCAGGCATCACCCATCTAGAATGTTTTCTTTGTTGTGAAATATCTTTTTTGTCCTCCATATCCTACCTCCTACGTAAATATTTAAAGACTAAAATCAGAAAAATACATAAATATAGTTTTCAATTATATCGTATTGATCACTATTTTCAATAAAAGACAGACAATATAAGTCAAATGACCCAAGTAGGTAGGAGGGTTAGATCCAAAGGTTGATTTTTAACAATAAGTGTTCATCTAATCTATAGGGGGAGAGATAGGATTACTCAAGTAAAATTAGTTAATTCGGTCATCCTGTAGTGAATAATTAACCTGTTCTGTGGAATGGTAAAAGAAAAATACTAGATGTTTGGGGGTATCGCGTTGAAAAGATCTATACTATCTAAGTTAAAAAATCAGCAATTAGATAAAAAACGTGCTACTTCTATACAGCGGCCTGCAAAAACGGAATTATCGATATCAAGTAAGTTAAGTACAAACCTTCAAAATATAAAGCAATCTATCGGTAATCCAGACGATTTAAATTTACGTAATATCAAAGTCGGTAAGATGAATACAAACTGTGGTATTGCCTATATTTCCGGAATAACCGATGAAACACTTATTAATAATAATATTATCCAAAACCTTCAACAAAATTTAAAAGATGTTGAAGTCGATCTAATAGAGAACATTAAGTTAGAGGTAATATCCATAACTTCAATTGAAGAAACGGAGAATATGGATAAGATTATTGATTATATCTTAGATGGACAAACTGTATTTTTTATTGATGGTGAAAAGATGGCTTTAGTCATCGGTTCTTCTGGTGGTAAGGAACGCTCTGTGGAACAGCCTCAATCAGAAACATTAATTCATGGTCCACGAGACGGGTTTATCGAAAATCTAGAGGTGAATTTATCTTTAATTCGAAGAGATTTAAGAGATCCGAAATTGCGTTATAAAAGCTTTGAGATCGGATCGAGATCAAAACAAAAGGTCGTGCTTTGTTATATAGAGGATTTAATTAATCCTGATATTTTAGAGGAAGTAATACGAAGAATTCAATCTATAGATACGGAATATGTAACGGATTCTGCACAAATTGAACAATGGATCGAGGATAGTTCCCTATCACCTTTTCCTCAAATGATTAGCTCAGAAAGACCAGATAAAGCATCATTTGAAATGTTACATGGGAAATTTGTAATTTTAGTAGATGGTACTCCTTTTTGTATCATTGGCCCAATTGTTCTGAATGATATTGTGAAATCAATGGAAGATTATAACCAACGTTGGATAATGGCATCTTTGTTGCGTGTATTGCGATTTATTGCATGTATCATTGCATTATTTTTGCCAGGAATTTATATTGCTTTGGTATCATTTCATCCTGGTATGCTGCCTACATCTTTAGTATTTTCTATTGCGGCTAGTAGAGAAGGTATGCCTTTTAATGCAGCTGTTGAAGTGTTATTAATGGCTATGGTGTTTGAGATGCTTCAAGAAGCTGCTATACGGCTGCCAAAAGTAATTGGCCAAACTATTAGTATAGTTGGAGGTTTAGTAATTGGGGAATCAGCTGTAAATGCAGGAATTGCGAGTCCGATTATCGTTATTGTGACAGCATTAACAGCTATTGCAAGTTTTTGTGTTCCCTATTATAGTGTAGCAATTAGTTTTCGCGCAATACGATTTGGTGTAATGTTCGCCTCTGCAGTACTCGGACTTTACGGGCTGATTCTATCTTTAATTGTAATGGTTATTCATATTACAAACCTAAAAAGTTTTGGTGTACCATACAGTGTTCCGTTAATGCCGATGATGAAAAAAGATATATCCGATATTATTATCCGTGCGCCAATTACTATTTTAACAAAGCGTGATAACTTTTTGCAGAACTTAAATCAACCGAAAAAAGGTCGGAAAAATTAATGAGAACAGTAAATTATACGGATGGAAAAATTTCAAATGTAACCATTGGTGTTTCGGTTTTGAGTATGGTTGTTGCAGTGGGGATCTTAACCTATCCACGTTTGTTAGCGAGTAAGACTGAGGCAGCGGACGGATGGGTAACGTTACTTACTGCAGGAATCTTATCCATTATGATTACATGGGTGATTGCAAATATAGCGTCTAAATTTCCTAATCAATCATTTTTAGATTATGCATCTTTTTTGCTAAGTCGACCTGTAGCAATTGCTATATCGGTTCTTTATATTATCGTTTGCTGGTTTATAGTAGGGTATGAATTAGCATTTATTGCAGATATATCACAACATTATCTTTTTGATCGCACACCAACAGAAGTGGTTGTATTAGCATTTCTATTAGTTATTGTTTATGCAGTGTCGGGTAGTAGAAATGCAATGTTTCGTATGTGTTTTGGGTTTATGGCCTTTTCTATTATTGCAACAATTGTGTTAGTCTTCATGTCATTGCCATTCGGTGATTTTGATCATCTTCTACCGGTTTTTACTACGGATTGGAAGACGTATATAAAAGAGCTTCCCAACGGGATTTTGTCATATACAGGTGGATTTATCTTATTATTTTATATGAAATTAAATAGAGATCCCAAAAAGGGCCCTAAAAGTGCAGCCATAGGTGTCTCAGTTGTAGTGATATTATATGTATCAATATATCTGGCTTGTATTGCTGTATTAGGAAATGTTACGACAGCTAATACTATCTATCCATTAGTGGAGCTTGCCAACACCATTCATTCAGCAGGATTTCTAGATCGAATTGAATCTTTATATTATGTTATATGGATTACTACCATATTTCTCACTTGTATTCTTGCTTATGATGTTAGCGTGATGATAATTACCGATTTATTTCCGAAAGCGAATAAAAAATATATAACGTTTGGAATTTGCCCGATTATTTTTTCTTTATCTATATTACCGGCTAATTATTATCAACTTGGGTTATATGCCTCTATTGTAGGCTACTCATCCATTATCCTTACAGTACTAACGATAATGACTTTAAATATGATGTATTTTTTCAAACGTAAGAAAAAACAGGAGATAAAACAATGAAAAAGTTTCTAGGTAGCATTTTAATTAGTTCTCTTCTTCTTTTAGCAGGTTGCTGGGACAGCTTAGAGTTGGAGGAAAGAGCTTTTGTATCGGGAATTGCGATTGATCTCACTAACGATAATACCAATAACATATTAAATGTAACCGAACAAATAGTGGTACCTAGTGGACTGATTATATTACCAGCTTCTAGTGGTTCCGGCAAAGGGTATCGAAATATTGTGGAACAGGGGAGAACGATTTATGAAGTAGGCGATATCATTGAAAGACAAGAGGATAGAAAATTAGATGGTAGTCATATTGAGGTTGTTGTTATTTCTGACGAAGTCGTAAAAGACGAGTTTGAATTAGCAGATGTAGTGGATATATTCATGCGTGAAAAACGGATGAATAGAGAAGTTATTTTATCGATAGCGGAAGGGTCTGCTGGTGAATTACTAAACATAGAGCCACAAGATGTAAAAATGCCTTCTCAATATTTAACGCAGCTCATTGTTGGGAATTATCGTTTAGTTGGAGGAGATCCACAACGATTTGGAAATATGCAACAATATTTTTTACGAAAGAGAAGTTTTACCTTGCCATTATTAACTACAAAAGGGTCTTCAACTGGTGTTGAATTAGATGGTCTAGCTGTTTTTAGTGGGGAAAATTCAAAAATGGTTGGGGCTTTAAAAAATGAAAATGTAGATGGTTATATGCTTATACAACCGATGTATAACGGCGCTATTACAGCTGAATATGATGGATCCTTTGCAACTTTTCATATTCCAGATGGGACAACAAAGATAAAATTAAAAAATAAAGACCCTGAAAATCTTCACTTTGAGTTTGAAACTTCTTTAGATGCTGAATTAGTGGAAACCTTTTATTCAGAAGATTTTTTTGCTCATAAAAACATGAAAAAATTGGAAGATTCATTAAAAAAAAGAGTGGAGAGCCTAATAACAGGCACAATAGAACAAGTTAGAGATGAGTACGAAACTGATATCCTAGGACTTGGTGAACATCTGAAGACTAAGGAGCCGAAGATTTGGAAGCAAGTTGAAAAGAATTGGGACTACGGAGAAAATTATTTCAAAGATGTGGAAATAACCTTATCAGTAAATATTGATATAAGAGAGACAGGAAATTCAGTGGATACGGATTAGGAGGTAGTTTCTTGATGGATTTTATTAGCGAAAGGTTAAATAATATTGCATTAATTTGCTTAGTATTATCGTTTATAGTTCCAATAACTATAAATTATCTTAATTCTAAATACCATCAAATAACCGACCCAAAATGGAAAAAAGAAGAAGATCAGCAATCAAAATCAAAAGATCAGTAATTTTTCGTATAAATTAGCTGGTTAAGGAAGGAAATATATAGGATATGGTAGATATAATTATTTTAATACTGCTTTGTATCGTAATTTTAGGATCCATAGTTATGCTGTTAAGTTGGCGTAAAATAATGAAAAAGATGACAAAAAAGTATGGTTCTATTATTATGTCTGATCAATATCAAGAAAATCTAATTGAAATGATGGCTGGATTTAAACATATGGGTATTCAAACTACCCTTGAAAATAATTTGCGTGCAGAGTTTGGTAAGATATTACACCGTCCGTTAGGATCTACAAGGCAATGGCCACACTTTGAAAGTATTACGTTTATCCCTGCTCAAGCTGCGAAATTTCCAACAGATCATGATGTATCAGTAGATATATCAGTAACAATTGGACCAAAAGCAAAAAAGCCACTGGAAATTAATGCACCGTTTATGATTAGTGGAATGGCTTATGGAATTGCGTTATCTAAGAATGTACGTCTTGCATTAATGGATGCTGCAAATAATGTTGGTATTGCTATTAATTCGGGTGAAGGTGGAATCTTAGACGAAGAGATAGATGGCGCCGATAATTACATATTGCAGTTTGGAAAGGCAAGATGGTCAAAAGAGGAAGAGTTGTTTAAGAAGGCAGAAATGATCGAACTAAAATTCGGTCAGGGTGCAATACTTGGAATGGGGGATATAATTATTCCCAGGGATTTACAAGGTCATGCTAGAAAAGTTATGGGATTAGAAGATGATGAGGATGCTGTGATTCATAATAATTTTTTTGAAAATCAAACAATGAAGGATTTAAAAGATTTAGTAGAAGAGCTTCGTCACATTAGTGGTGGTGTACCTATTGGAGCCAAAGTGGGAGCTGGAGGAAAAATAGAAGATGATATCGATGCTTTATTAGAAATTGGAGTCGATTATATAGCTGTAGATGGTGGTCAAGCAGCTACATATGGTGCTGCTCCATTATTAACAGATGATTTTGGGATTCCTACTTTACATGCTTTAATTAGAGCGGTTAATCATTTAGAAAAAATAAATAAAAAAAATGAAATCAGTCTTATCATATCTGGTGGAATGTTTACACCAGGAGAATATTTAAAGGCGTTAGCGTTAGGCGCTGATGCAGTATATCTAGGTTCTGTGATGTTATTTACAGTAGCTCATAAACAAGTATTAGATGCAGTACCTTTTGAACCGCCTACTCAAGTGGTGTGGAGTGATGGCAAGTATAGAGATAAATTTGTACGAGAAGAAGGCGCAAAAAATGCTACCAATTTTCTAAAGTCAACTATTGAAGAGTTAGAAGTCGCTATTCGTGCAATGGGTAAGACAAAATTATCAGAAGTGACGAAGGAAGATTTGGTATCGTATGAGAAAAATACGGCACAAGCAGTCGGAATTCCATTTACTACACTTCCATATTCAGAAGGTAAAGTACAGGAAACTTCTCTAAAAGAAGAAAAGAAAACAGATCCCCTAATAGAATTGTAATAAAAGCTTTCTCCGCACTTAAGCAGAGAAAGCTTTTATTTATTTAATTGTTCTTTTTGCTAAATTTTAAATACAAAGCTATCCCCGATGCCATTTCTTTATATTACTCTGGAAAATAGCTCTGCCTTAAATAATTACTTTGGAAAGCGAATTCTCTAATATAATACTGTTTTAAATCTTTTTAACTCTATTCATTTCATATTAATCCGCTAAAATGATATACATTTTGAATACCTTCCTCCTTTTATATTTAAAAATTCAGATTATATATTACAATATACGCAAAAATTGTGTTTTTGAATGTTTTCCTATCATGAAATTTAAAAACATGAATTAACTGTTCTTAAGCGATTTATATTAGATTCAAAGGTTGTTTAATAGAAATCTCCTGACTTATTTTTAAAGTGATTGTTTCCACTTTTGTGAACTGGAATGCTAGTTTTGGTAAAAACAGAAATTTAAGAATTCCTGTAGTTATACATTCATATGCATAGAATACAAGCTTGTAAATTTCAGGAGAACTATTAACCATTTGAAAACATTTTCAAAAGGGGGGTATTTTGGTGACAAAGTTTCAACTATTTATGGAAAAGTATTTCATGCCAGTGGCAGGAAAACTTGCAGAGCAACGGCATCTAAAGGCAATCCGTGATGGAATTATAGCAGTTATGCCATTATTGATTATCGGAAGTATTTTTTTAATTATTTCTTCACCACCAATTAAATCGTGGGCTGAGTTTATGTCACAATATGCTGCAACATTGAGTATTCCAGTGAATGCAACATTCGGGTTATTAGGTTTGGTCGCTGTATTTTCCATTGCTTATAGCTTGGCCCAGAGTTATAAAATGGATGGATTGTCTGCAGGTGTACTTGCTATATCGGCATTTTTTGTAGCTACACCATTAACGGAAGATGGGAATATACCATTGAATTTAATGGGCAGTGAAGGTCTATTTATTGCGATTGTTTTAGCTATTTTCACGGTAGAAGTATTTCGGTTTTTCGATCGAAGGAAATTAGTAATAAGAATGCCTGATACCGTCCCTCCATCTGTATGGAGAGCATTTACTGCATTAATACCTGGTGCAGTTATTATTTCTATTGTATTTGGCATAGATGTATTACTAGCGCATTGGTGGGAGCTATCTTTGCATGATATTGTTGCGACGGTTTTAAGGCAACCATTAGAAATGCTTGGTGCTAGTTTTTGGGGTGCAATGGTAGCCATTATATTAATTCATTTATTATGGGCATTTGGAATTCATGGTATATCGGTTGTTGCAAGTGTTATGGCCCCGATTTGGTATAGTCTAACTGAACAAAATGTAGCTGCTCATCAAGCAGGTGAAGAATTGCCTCATATTATTGGCCAACCTTTTATGGCTATTTGGTGGGCGGTCGGTGGATCTGGGATGGTTTTAGCCTTAACACTACTATTTTTGTTATTCTCAAAATCAAGACACTTGAAAAATGTAGGGAAAGGATCAATTGGTGCAAGCCTTTTTAATATTAGTGAACCGACGATATTTGGAGCTCCTGTGGTAATGAATCCGATATTAATGGTTCCTTTTATTCTCGCTCCTTTGACAGTTGGAATTATTACTTACGTTTCAATGGCTATAGGACTGGTAGGCAAACCATATGTAATCGTACCATGGACCACTCCAGCACCATTTTCTGGTCTACTTACGACAGGGGAATTCAGTGGACTTATTTTAATGATTGTAAATATAATCGTAGCAATGTTAATCTATTATCCTTTCTTTAAGATGTATGATCGACAGTTATTAAAAGAAGAAGTAAAAGGTGAATGAGTAGGAACATGTATTTTATGATTTATGATATTGACGATAATATATCGCACCGCTATAATTAACTTCATAATAGGAAGTGCGGAAGGAGAATTAATAAAGATGAATTCAATTAGATTACGTTCCCCAAAGAATTTGAACAAGTAACTGAATATGTTCAAGCTCTACCTGTGTTTTTTAGGAGAGTAAATGGGAGTAGTCTGTCTTTTACAAAATGTATTCATCTTATAATAGATTCTCAATTATTGAGGAGACAGCTGATTATTAAGCTGTCTTTTTATCTATCGTTATTTATTCTCCTATACACAAAAACACAGGTAGAGTACCTGTGTTTTTGTGTATAGGAGGATAAATATGTATATGTTATTATTCTTTTGATCATTACGAGCTTGTCTTAATTAACCATTTAATCAAGCTCGTATCGATGAACTAGCTATCGATACGAAGTAAATTTATTTCGGAGGTAGCTATCAATGGAAAGAATTAGTTTTGAATTAGAAAATATTGAATTAACTTATTTAGATAAAGAAATTTTAAAAATTGACCGTTTAGCCATCCATCAATTTGATCGTATTGGTATTGTCGGAAAGAATGGATCGGGAAAAAGCAGCTTATTAAAGTTACTTGCTGGAAAAATCAAACCAAATAAAGGCATTGTGCACCAACACGCAAGTTATGCCTATTTCGAACAAATGGAAGCCCCTGATTTACATTTAACCGGAAATGAAGATCCTGCTTTGCTAGGAAAATTGCATGTTCCCTCTCAATTAGATTCCATAAGTGGAGGGGAGCAAACTCGTTTGAAATTAACACAACTTTTATCAGAGTATCGTGAAGCTTTATTTATTGATGAGCCAACGACGCATCTAGATCAAGACGGAGTGGCATTTATACAATCTGAACTGGAATATTATTATGGTGCACTAGTATTAGTAAGTCATGATCGTACTTTACTAGATCAATTAGTATCGACCATTTGGGAAATTCATGATGGCAGTGTTTTTGTTTATGCAGGTAATTATACGGAATACGAAAAACAGAAACAGCTTGAGTTCGAGCAACAACAAGAAGCTCATTATCAATATGTAAAGGAAAAGTCTCGTTTAGAAAAAGCTGCTGATCAAAAGCGTTCAAAGGCAACTAAAATGATGAAAGGTGATAAAGCAAATGTTCGGGCAAAAGAAGGGGTTAATCGGATGTTTGCAACAAAGTCAAAAGATGCTACGCAAAAAGCGATGCAAAAAAGTGCTAAAGCTATTGAAAAACGAATAGATCAATTAGAGGAAGTTAGAGCTCCTGAATCAAGCAACCCAATAAACTTCTATAAGTCAAAAGCACTGGACTTGCACAATAAATTTCCGATTATAGGTGACCAATTAACGTTACAAGCAGGAGATAAAGTCTTATTGGAAGAAGCAAGATTTCAATTTCCGCTTGGTGAAAATATAGCAATTACCGGTGGGAATGGAGTAGGAAAAAGTTCATTACTTCAGCACATTGTACAACGCGGGCATGCTTTGGACATTTCGCCTAAAGTTACATTTGGCTATTTTCAACAGCTAGGTTATCAGAGAGAGATTAATGAGACTGTGCTGGAATTTTTGCAAAAACGAACAGAATATGAGGAAGGATTTTTAAGAAGTGTACTTCATTCTATGTATTTCTCTGGAAATGACTTAAGAAAAAAGTTGAATCAACTAAGTGGAGGAGAATCAATACGACTCCAATTAAGCTATTTATTTCTAGGGAAATTTCATATTTTAATACTGGATGAACCAACAAATTTCTTAGATATTCCTACCATCCAGGCTCTTGAGAATTTCTTTCATGCATACCCTGGGACGATTGTATTTGTTTCGCATGACCAAACATTTATTAATCAGGTTGCAACTAAGCAATTTGTGATTCAAAACAAGAAGTTATATGAAGTATAATAGAAACTAAAATGCGATAGGTTGAAATTTATGAAAATTATACTCCAAAATAATTTTTCAACCAAGACAGAGCTTTATATGATGAAAATAGTTAACCGATTGTTGTTCAACAAGTGTGAATCGCTTAAACGTATCATTTATGAAATTGAACAAGATATAGAAGCAACAAATAACCGAAAAGTTTAAACGTACCCCACAAAGAGGCTGCGACATAACAAAAAATTTGGTCAAAAGACGGATGAAAGCCAGAATATGGCGTAAGAAATATACGGAGATTCTTTTGAAATTGTATATTTCTAAAAGCGAGTTTCAAAAGCAAATCATCCAGATTTATCTTTTGCATGAATAATTATGTTCCGGTCTCTTTGTGCTTTTGGTAATGGCTAGATTTAAGCTTTAAGGAGATAAAGGAAAACTGTCCTTCTCTGGGGAGGGCTACTCCTATGAGCTGAAAATGCCGTATGGAAGAGGAACAATAGAATGGGAATGGGATACGACATAAAAGAGAAAGCATAAGCGAATTTTTTGGATAAGTTAGCGCTGGGGGGTCGATTTAGTAAAGCAGTTTAAAGTAGAAAAACATTCTATTTAGTATCCACTTTTTGGATAGCCATGAAATTGGAAAACACAACAAGAATTACACCATGAGGAGAGAAGCATATGAAAAAATGGATAATCGGAATTATGATAGTGTTAACTATAGGGATTGTAATGGTTAAAGTGAATACTCCTGAGGCAACGTTTGCACACGTTTTACCGGACGGATTGAATGATTCAACAGAAATAAATGAAATTACGATTTATGAGATTAAACCCTCTGGAGAGCCACGTGAAATTGTTCTATCTGATAAACA from Oceanobacillus iheyensis HTE831 encodes:
- a CDS encoding FMN-binding glutamate synthase family protein; protein product: MVDIIILILLCIVILGSIVMLLSWRKIMKKMTKKYGSIIMSDQYQENLIEMMAGFKHMGIQTTLENNLRAEFGKILHRPLGSTRQWPHFESITFIPAQAAKFPTDHDVSVDISVTIGPKAKKPLEINAPFMISGMAYGIALSKNVRLALMDAANNVGIAINSGEGGILDEEIDGADNYILQFGKARWSKEEELFKKAEMIELKFGQGAILGMGDIIIPRDLQGHARKVMGLEDDEDAVIHNNFFENQTMKDLKDLVEELRHISGGVPIGAKVGAGGKIEDDIDALLEIGVDYIAVDGGQAATYGAAPLLTDDFGIPTLHALIRAVNHLEKINKKNEISLIISGGMFTPGEYLKALALGADAVYLGSVMLFTVAHKQVLDAVPFEPPTQVVWSDGKYRDKFVREEGAKNATNFLKSTIEELEVAIRAMGKTKLSEVTKEDLVSYEKNTAQAVGIPFTTLPYSEGKVQETSLKEEKKTDPLIEL
- the celB gene encoding PTS cellobiose transporter subunit IIC: MEKYFMPVAGKLAEQRHLKAIRDGIIAVMPLLIIGSIFLIISSPPIKSWAEFMSQYAATLSIPVNATFGLLGLVAVFSIAYSLAQSYKMDGLSAGVLAISAFFVATPLTEDGNIPLNLMGSEGLFIAIVLAIFTVEVFRFFDRRKLVIRMPDTVPPSVWRAFTALIPGAVIISIVFGIDVLLAHWWELSLHDIVATVLRQPLEMLGASFWGAMVAIILIHLLWAFGIHGISVVASVMAPIWYSLTEQNVAAHQAGEELPHIIGQPFMAIWWAVGGSGMVLALTLLFLLFSKSRHLKNVGKGSIGASLFNISEPTIFGAPVVMNPILMVPFILAPLTVGIITYVSMAIGLVGKPYVIVPWTTPAPFSGLLTTGEFSGLILMIVNIIVAMLIYYPFFKMYDRQLLKEEVKGE
- a CDS encoding Msr family ABC-F type ribosomal protection protein gives rise to the protein MERISFELENIELTYLDKEILKIDRLAIHQFDRIGIVGKNGSGKSSLLKLLAGKIKPNKGIVHQHASYAYFEQMEAPDLHLTGNEDPALLGKLHVPSQLDSISGGEQTRLKLTQLLSEYREALFIDEPTTHLDQDGVAFIQSELEYYYGALVLVSHDRTLLDQLVSTIWEIHDGSVFVYAGNYTEYEKQKQLEFEQQQEAHYQYVKEKSRLEKAADQKRSKATKMMKGDKANVRAKEGVNRMFATKSKDATQKAMQKSAKAIEKRIDQLEEVRAPESSNPINFYKSKALDLHNKFPIIGDQLTLQAGDKVLLEEARFQFPLGENIAITGGNGVGKSSLLQHIVQRGHALDISPKVTFGYFQQLGYQREINETVLEFLQKRTEYEEGFLRSVLHSMYFSGNDLRKKLNQLSGGESIRLQLSYLFLGKFHILILDEPTNFLDIPTIQALENFFHAYPGTIVFVSHDQTFINQVATKQFVIQNKKLYEV